One Pyrus communis chromosome 13, drPyrComm1.1, whole genome shotgun sequence genomic window carries:
- the LOC137713425 gene encoding histone deacetylase 6-like isoform X2, with protein MDSEGGASLPSGPDAKKRRVSYFYEPTVGDYYYGQGHPMKPHRIRMAHNLVVHYGLHRRMEINRPFPAGPIDIRRFHADDYVDFLASVTPETLADSVHSRHLKRFNVGEDCPVFDGLFGFCQASAGGSIGAAVKLNRQDADIAVNWAGGLHHAKKAEASGFCYVNDIVLGILELLKVHRRVLYVDIDVHHGDGVEEAFYTTDRVMTVSFHKFGDFFPGTGHIKDVGAGTGKNYALNVPLNDGMDDESFRSLFRPILQKVMEMYQPDAVVLQCGADSLSGDRLGCFNLSVRGHADCLRFLRSFNVPLMVLGGGGYTIRNVARCWCYETAVAVGVEPDNNLPYNEYYEYFGPDYTLHIAPSNMENLNTPKDMEKIRNALLEQLTRIPHTPSVPFQTTPPTTKVPEEVEEKLDERPKPRIWNGVIYDSDPEDDKHWTKFPTTARQHTVMDV; from the exons ATGGACTCAGAAGGCGGAGCGTCACTGCCGTCAGGCCCAGACGCGAAGAAACGGCGAGTGAGCTACTTCTACGAGCCCACCGTCGGCGATTACTACTACGGCCAAGGCCACCCGATGAAGCCCCACCGTATCCGCATGGCCCACAACCTAGTTGTCCATTACGGCCTCCACCGTCGGATGGAGATCAACCGCCCCTTTCCCGCCGGCCCCATTGACATCCGCCGCTTCCACGCCGACGACTACGTCGACTTCCTCGCCTCCGTCACCCCCGAGACCCTCGCCGATTCCGTCCACTCCCGCCACCTCAAGCGCTTCAACGTCGGCGAGGACTGCCCCGTATTTGACGGCCTCTTCGGTTTCTGCCAGGCCTCTGCCGGCGGCTCAATCGGCGCCGCCGTTAAGCTCAATCGCCAGGACGCCGACATCGCTGTCAACTGGGCCGGTGGGCTCCATCACGCCAAGAAGGCCGAGGCCTCTGGATTCTGCTATGTCAATGATATTGTGCTCGGCATTCTTGAGCTCCTCAAGGTTCACAGG CGTGTGCTTTATGTAGACATTGATGTGCACCATGGAGATGGAGTTGAGGAGGCATTTTACACTACTGATAGGGTCATGACTGTGTCTTTCCATAAGTTCGGGGATTTCTTTCCTGGCACCGGGCACATTAAAGACGTTGGGGCTGGGACTGGCAAAAACTACGCCCTGAATGTCCCGCTAAATGATGGAATGGATGATGAGAGTTTTCGTAGTTTGTTTCGGCCCATCCTCCAGAAAGTCATGGAGATGTATCAGCCAGACGCAGTTGTTCTTCAGTGTGGAGCGGATTCCTTGTCTGGTGATAGGTTGGGGTGCTTCAACTTGTCTGTCAGAGGCCATGCAGATTGTCTTCGTTTTCTTAGATCTTTCAATGTTCCTCTGATGGTGTTGGGTGGTGGAGGTTATACAATCCGTAACGTGGCTCGTTGCTGGTGTTATGAG ACAGCAGTGGCGGTTGGGGTGGAGCCTGATAATAATTTGCCCTACAATGAATACTATGAGTATTTTGGGCCAGATTACACTCTTCACATTGCCCCATCCAACATGGAAAATCTAAACACGCCCAAAGATATGGAGAAAATAAG GAATGCACTGCTAGAGCAACTTACTCGAATACCTCATACACCCAGTGTTCCTTTCCAGACAACACCACCAACTACAAAAGTTCCAGAAGAG GTGGAAGAGAAATTGGACGAAAGACCAAAGCCTCGCATTTGGAACGGCGTTATTTATGACTCTGATCCTGAAGACGACAAGCATTGGACTAAATTCCCCACCACTGCTCGTCAGCACACTGTTATGGATGTTTg A
- the LOC137713425 gene encoding histone deacetylase 6-like isoform X1: MDSEGGASLPSGPDAKKRRVSYFYEPTVGDYYYGQGHPMKPHRIRMAHNLVVHYGLHRRMEINRPFPAGPIDIRRFHADDYVDFLASVTPETLADSVHSRHLKRFNVGEDCPVFDGLFGFCQASAGGSIGAAVKLNRQDADIAVNWAGGLHHAKKAEASGFCYVNDIVLGILELLKVHRRVLYVDIDVHHGDGVEEAFYTTDRVMTVSFHKFGDFFPGTGHIKDVGAGTGKNYALNVPLNDGMDDESFRSLFRPILQKVMEMYQPDAVVLQCGADSLSGDRLGCFNLSVRGHADCLRFLRSFNVPLMVLGGGGYTIRNVARCWCYETAVAVGVEPDNNLPYNEYYEYFGPDYTLHIAPSNMENLNTPKDMEKIRNALLEQLTRIPHTPSVPFQTTPPTTKVPEEVEEKLDERPKPRIWNGVIYDSDPEDDKHWTKFPTTARQHTVMDVWDGEDEMEEDKKHHHRHPSC, translated from the exons ATGGACTCAGAAGGCGGAGCGTCACTGCCGTCAGGCCCAGACGCGAAGAAACGGCGAGTGAGCTACTTCTACGAGCCCACCGTCGGCGATTACTACTACGGCCAAGGCCACCCGATGAAGCCCCACCGTATCCGCATGGCCCACAACCTAGTTGTCCATTACGGCCTCCACCGTCGGATGGAGATCAACCGCCCCTTTCCCGCCGGCCCCATTGACATCCGCCGCTTCCACGCCGACGACTACGTCGACTTCCTCGCCTCCGTCACCCCCGAGACCCTCGCCGATTCCGTCCACTCCCGCCACCTCAAGCGCTTCAACGTCGGCGAGGACTGCCCCGTATTTGACGGCCTCTTCGGTTTCTGCCAGGCCTCTGCCGGCGGCTCAATCGGCGCCGCCGTTAAGCTCAATCGCCAGGACGCCGACATCGCTGTCAACTGGGCCGGTGGGCTCCATCACGCCAAGAAGGCCGAGGCCTCTGGATTCTGCTATGTCAATGATATTGTGCTCGGCATTCTTGAGCTCCTCAAGGTTCACAGG CGTGTGCTTTATGTAGACATTGATGTGCACCATGGAGATGGAGTTGAGGAGGCATTTTACACTACTGATAGGGTCATGACTGTGTCTTTCCATAAGTTCGGGGATTTCTTTCCTGGCACCGGGCACATTAAAGACGTTGGGGCTGGGACTGGCAAAAACTACGCCCTGAATGTCCCGCTAAATGATGGAATGGATGATGAGAGTTTTCGTAGTTTGTTTCGGCCCATCCTCCAGAAAGTCATGGAGATGTATCAGCCAGACGCAGTTGTTCTTCAGTGTGGAGCGGATTCCTTGTCTGGTGATAGGTTGGGGTGCTTCAACTTGTCTGTCAGAGGCCATGCAGATTGTCTTCGTTTTCTTAGATCTTTCAATGTTCCTCTGATGGTGTTGGGTGGTGGAGGTTATACAATCCGTAACGTGGCTCGTTGCTGGTGTTATGAG ACAGCAGTGGCGGTTGGGGTGGAGCCTGATAATAATTTGCCCTACAATGAATACTATGAGTATTTTGGGCCAGATTACACTCTTCACATTGCCCCATCCAACATGGAAAATCTAAACACGCCCAAAGATATGGAGAAAATAAG GAATGCACTGCTAGAGCAACTTACTCGAATACCTCATACACCCAGTGTTCCTTTCCAGACAACACCACCAACTACAAAAGTTCCAGAAGAG GTGGAAGAGAAATTGGACGAAAGACCAAAGCCTCGCATTTGGAACGGCGTTATTTATGACTCTGATCCTGAAGACGACAAGCATTGGACTAAATTCCCCACCACTGCTCGTCAGCACACTGTTATGGATGTTTg GGATGGCGAAGATGAGATGGAAGAAGATAAAAagcatcatcatcgtcatcctTCGTGCTGA
- the LOC137712351 gene encoding uncharacterized protein, which produces MGYPVLYRQNHSSSTHGRPNPNPPTIPPGNQDPGRWHPREDVKILAKFKSMHNYIRVLEVSKRADDPFAGSRLLLLDNPGNIHSISFIFKSLTSTYFGVFATLPPIIPPGPIGILGFGAGSTARSILDLYPEVVVHGWELDPSVIGVGREYFGLSQLERQYTDRLIIHVGDAFKARTRGGSCVEAEDSLRHGKLIKEMQRVFGDKLFVLSEGNATGFWKKL; this is translated from the exons ATGGGTTACCCCGTACTGT ACCGCCAAAATCACTCCTCTTCCACCCATGGACGCCCAAATCCCAACCCGCCCACCATTCCACCCGGAAACCAAGACCCAGGACGATGGCATCCCCGCGAGGATGTCAAAATCCTCGCCAAATTCAAGTCCATGCACAACTACATTCGGGTCCTCGAGGTCTCGAAAAGGGCCGATGACCCCTTTGCTGGCTCAAGACTCCTCCTTCTTGACAACCCTGGAAACATCCACAGCATCTCTTTCATTTTCAAGTCCCTCACAAGCACTTACTTCGGCGTCTTCGCCACCTTGCCACCGATTATCCCTCCCGGACCCATTGGCATTCTTGGGTTCGGGGCGGGATCTACGGCAAGGTCGATTCTTGATCTGTACCCAGAAGTTGTGGTTCATGGGTGGGAGCTTGACCCATCTGTGATTGGTGTGGGCAGAGAGTACTTTGGACTCTCACAGCTTGAGAGGCAATACACAGATAGGCTTATAATTCATGTCGGAGATGCTTTCAAAGCCAGGACTCGAGGAGGTAGCTGTGTGGAGGCTGAAGATTCACTGAGACATGGGAAATTGATTAAGGAAATGCAACGGGTTTTTGGAGACAAGCTTTTCGTGTTGAGTGAAGGAAATGCAACGGGTTTTTGGAAGAAACTCTGA